In a single window of the Pelagibacterium sp. 26DY04 genome:
- a CDS encoding GNAT family N-acetyltransferase: MADLLVRLYDLPEYNFKRVIDQGVTLRRALAPERASVCEWVETHFSRHWRSEVETGFSRQPIDVWIAYDADGLLGFACGDVTARGFFGPTGVAEDARGRGIGEALLFKTLQDLESKGFAYAVIGNPGPVDFYKNKLDATEIPASKPGIYRGMLK; encoded by the coding sequence ATGGCCGACCTCCTCGTTCGCCTCTACGACCTGCCGGAATACAACTTTAAACGCGTTATCGATCAAGGCGTTACGTTGCGCCGAGCGCTGGCGCCCGAACGCGCGAGCGTTTGCGAGTGGGTGGAAACCCACTTCTCCCGCCACTGGCGCTCCGAGGTGGAAACCGGCTTCTCGCGCCAGCCCATCGATGTCTGGATCGCTTACGATGCCGATGGCTTACTCGGTTTCGCCTGCGGCGATGTCACCGCGCGCGGGTTTTTCGGCCCCACGGGGGTCGCGGAAGATGCCCGTGGTCGCGGCATCGGCGAGGCGCTGCTGTTCAAGACCCTGCAAGACCTTGAATCCAAAGGCTTTGCCTATGCCGTGATCGGCAATCCCGGCCCTGTCGACTTCTACAAAAACAAGCTCGACGCCACCGAAATCCCCGCTTCCAAGCCCGGCATCTATCGCGGAATGCTCAAGTAA
- a CDS encoding ABC transporter substrate-binding protein, with translation MNTRFLKGALLATTLGVPAGAALAQDDGRAILTMVPQQLTAWVENYNPFNSTTVLPTVQDFMYEPLVIFNAMHGGEAHYRLAESYEYSDDLLTLTFTLREGLVWSDGEPLTAEDVAFSFNLIKEYPALDQRAVWPKLESVTAVDDRTVEFKMTEVDAGLIYQLVQVYPVPEHIWSDVEDPVTFTNPDPVASGAMTEIERFTPQEYVQCRNPEYWDAENLHVDCLRLPQLATNDQVLTAAANGELDWFGSFLPDIERTYVGIDPDHHGYWFPSGSPVFFSLNMQTEDAGLAEAFNDVAFRRAFSMAMDREAMVDIAGYGYPTVNDYPSGLGRAYHTWNNPEVEAQYGEYTDFNIDAARALLEEAGYADADGDGFIDTPGGEPIAFDIIVPNGWTDWVNTVQLAVEGLNELGINATMQTPESPAWTDQLIAGDYDAAINSVTTGVTPHYFMDQALHSRHIGQSRFQSARYSNPALDEALDAFNTTIDPEEQQQHMNEIQMLIAEDMPVIWVFDNPLWYEYNTTRFTGFFNADNPVARPVDYAGVPERLLHLLALRPVE, from the coding sequence ATGAACACCAGATTCTTGAAGGGCGCATTGCTCGCCACCACGCTCGGCGTGCCGGCCGGCGCCGCGCTGGCGCAGGACGACGGTCGCGCCATTCTCACAATGGTGCCCCAGCAACTGACGGCCTGGGTCGAAAACTACAATCCGTTCAACTCGACCACCGTGCTGCCCACCGTGCAGGATTTCATGTACGAGCCGCTGGTGATCTTCAACGCGATGCATGGCGGCGAAGCCCATTACCGCCTGGCCGAATCCTACGAATATTCCGACGACCTGCTGACCCTCACCTTCACCCTGCGCGAGGGCCTGGTCTGGTCCGATGGCGAGCCGCTGACCGCAGAGGATGTCGCGTTTTCCTTCAACCTCATCAAGGAATACCCTGCGCTCGACCAGCGCGCCGTCTGGCCCAAGCTCGAAAGCGTCACAGCGGTTGACGATCGCACCGTCGAATTCAAGATGACCGAAGTCGATGCCGGGCTCATCTACCAGCTCGTCCAGGTCTATCCGGTACCCGAGCACATCTGGTCCGATGTAGAAGATCCCGTGACCTTCACCAACCCCGATCCGGTCGCCTCGGGCGCCATGACCGAGATCGAGCGCTTCACCCCGCAGGAATACGTCCAGTGCCGCAATCCCGAATACTGGGATGCCGAAAATCTGCACGTGGATTGCCTGCGCCTGCCTCAACTCGCCACCAACGATCAGGTTCTGACCGCCGCGGCCAATGGTGAACTCGACTGGTTCGGCTCGTTCCTTCCCGACATCGAGCGCACTTATGTGGGCATCGACCCCGATCACCACGGCTACTGGTTCCCCTCGGGATCGCCGGTCTTTTTCTCGCTCAACATGCAGACCGAGGATGCGGGCCTTGCGGAAGCCTTCAACGACGTCGCCTTCCGCCGCGCCTTCTCCATGGCCATGGATCGCGAAGCGATGGTCGATATCGCCGGCTACGGCTATCCCACGGTCAACGACTATCCGTCCGGCCTGGGCCGGGCCTATCACACCTGGAACAATCCCGAGGTTGAGGCCCAGTACGGGGAGTACACCGATTTCAACATCGATGCCGCGCGCGCGTTGCTCGAAGAAGCCGGTTATGCCGATGCCGATGGCGATGGCTTCATCGACACGCCTGGTGGCGAACCGATCGCCTTCGATATCATCGTCCCCAATGGCTGGACCGATTGGGTCAATACCGTCCAACTCGCGGTCGAAGGGCTGAACGAATTGGGCATCAACGCCACCATGCAGACCCCGGAAAGCCCGGCCTGGACGGACCAGTTGATAGCCGGCGACTATGATGCGGCCATCAATTCGGTCACCACGGGCGTCACCCCGCACTACTTCATGGATCAGGCGCTCCATTCCCGGCACATCGGTCAGTCCCGCTTCCAGTCGGCGCGCTATTCCAACCCCGCCTTGGACGAGGCGCTGGATGCGTTCAACACCACCATCGATCCGGAAGAACAGCAACAGCATATGAACGAGATTCAGATGCTGATCGCCGAGGACATGCCGGTCATCTGGGTCTTCGATAACCCGCTCTGGTACGAATACAACACGACGCGCTTCACCGGCTTCTTCAATGCCGACAATCCCGTCGCGCGCCCCGTCGACTACGCCGGCGTTCCCGAACGCCTCCTCCACCTCCTCGCCCTGCGGCCGGTGGAGTAA
- a CDS encoding ABC transporter permease produces MTTLTHSGPISRGIDKLGVVVAALGLFALAFQPFLVFRANRIVQGETLAAWDVLGAGGVALIGGLGLALLVLLLRTPLAWRLAVSGLALGALAIAVGLGATALIPEGDTYARVSPGAGVWILVFAFALAVTDALARFNLKPLARVAVLIGVAAALGAILVSGLWDDLAVMREYQSRQNAFLREIETHLFLAFGSVAAAVLVGVPVGVLCYRVPRLRAAILGSLNIVQTIPSMALFGLLIAPMAWIGANVPGAAAIGIAGIGFAPAFLALFAYSLLPIVSNTVVGLDTVPRDANDAARGMGMTNGQRMRKVLLPLAFPVILTGIRIILVQNIGLAVIAGLIGGGGLGTFVFQGITQTAMPLVLLGAIPAVAMAFAAAIVLDAGVELSRGRNWGTP; encoded by the coding sequence GTGACGACACTCACACACTCCGGGCCGATATCGCGGGGCATCGACAAGCTCGGGGTGGTGGTTGCCGCCCTGGGCCTGTTCGCCCTGGCGTTCCAGCCCTTTCTCGTTTTCCGCGCCAATCGCATCGTGCAGGGCGAAACTCTTGCGGCCTGGGACGTGCTGGGCGCGGGTGGCGTCGCGCTGATCGGCGGCCTTGGGCTGGCGCTGCTCGTCCTGCTCCTGCGCACGCCACTCGCCTGGCGTCTCGCGGTGTCCGGCCTTGCGCTCGGTGCCCTCGCCATAGCCGTCGGCCTGGGGGCAACCGCGTTGATCCCCGAAGGGGACACATATGCGCGGGTTTCGCCGGGGGCGGGCGTCTGGATACTGGTCTTCGCCTTCGCGCTTGCAGTCACCGACGCTCTGGCGCGTTTCAACCTCAAGCCGCTCGCACGCGTGGCGGTGCTGATTGGGGTCGCCGCTGCGCTGGGCGCCATTCTCGTCTCCGGGCTTTGGGACGATCTGGCCGTGATGCGTGAATATCAGAGCCGCCAGAATGCGTTCCTGCGAGAGATTGAAACCCATCTGTTCCTGGCCTTCGGCTCGGTTGCCGCCGCCGTTTTGGTTGGCGTGCCAGTGGGCGTGTTGTGCTATCGCGTTCCCAGGTTGCGCGCCGCGATCCTGGGCAGCCTCAACATCGTTCAGACCATCCCCTCGATGGCGCTTTTCGGGCTCCTGATCGCGCCGATGGCGTGGATCGGCGCCAACGTTCCCGGCGCTGCCGCGATCGGCATTGCCGGCATCGGCTTTGCGCCTGCCTTCCTCGCGCTTTTCGCCTATTCGCTGCTGCCGATCGTCTCCAATACGGTCGTGGGGCTCGACACCGTTCCGCGTGACGCCAATGACGCGGCGCGCGGCATGGGCATGACCAATGGCCAGCGCATGCGAAAAGTGCTGCTGCCACTTGCCTTTCCCGTCATCCTCACCGGCATCCGCATCATCCTTGTCCAAAATATTGGCCTTGCCGTCATTGCCGGCCTGATCGGGGGCGGGGGGCTGGGCACTTTCGTCTTCCAGGGCATCACGCAGACAGCGATGCCGCTGGTGCTATTAGGCGCCATTCCCGCCGTCGCCATGGCGTTTGCCGCGGCGATCGTGCTCGATGCCGGCGTCGAACTCAGCCGCGGCCGCAACTGGGGCACGCCATGA
- a CDS encoding ABC transporter substrate-binding protein: MTESQIGRHPVHILKIFAGAAIAAALTTAASAQVVVSSKIDTEGGVLGNIIVKMLEANDIAVESRLQLGGTPIVREAITAGQIDIYPEYTGNGAFFFNLGEEPVWNDAQSAYERVAEMDLQENDIVWLAPAPANNTWAIALRSEIAEENGLATFSDFAEYVNGGGEIVLAASSEFVTSPAALPAFQEAYGFELTSDQLIQLSGGDTAATIAAAANQTSGANAAMVYGTDGGIAPSGLVVMEDDKGAQPVYAPAPIIRQEVLEEYPQIEEILAPVFESLTLEVLQDLNGRVQVGGEPADAVAEAYLTEAGFL; this comes from the coding sequence ATGACCGAAAGCCAGATCGGGAGACATCCAGTGCACATCCTTAAAATCTTCGCAGGCGCGGCCATTGCTGCTGCGCTGACCACGGCCGCTTCCGCGCAGGTCGTGGTTTCGTCCAAGATCGACACCGAGGGCGGTGTTCTGGGCAACATCATCGTCAAGATGCTGGAAGCAAACGATATAGCGGTCGAAAGCCGGCTCCAGCTCGGCGGCACGCCCATCGTGCGCGAGGCGATCACGGCGGGACAGATCGATATCTATCCCGAATATACGGGCAACGGCGCCTTCTTCTTCAATCTCGGAGAGGAGCCGGTCTGGAACGACGCGCAATCGGCCTATGAGCGCGTCGCGGAAATGGACCTGCAGGAAAACGACATCGTCTGGCTCGCGCCCGCGCCGGCCAACAACACCTGGGCTATCGCCCTGCGTTCGGAAATCGCCGAGGAAAACGGGCTCGCAACCTTCTCCGATTTCGCCGAATACGTGAATGGCGGCGGTGAGATCGTCCTGGCCGCATCGAGCGAGTTCGTGACCTCGCCGGCGGCTCTTCCGGCCTTCCAGGAAGCCTATGGGTTCGAACTCACCTCCGATCAGCTCATCCAGCTTTCAGGCGGCGACACGGCTGCGACCATCGCAGCGGCCGCCAACCAGACGTCCGGCGCCAATGCCGCGATGGTCTATGGCACCGATGGGGGCATCGCACCCTCGGGCCTCGTCGTCATGGAAGACGACAAGGGCGCTCAGCCGGTCTATGCGCCAGCCCCGATCATCCGCCAGGAGGTGCTCGAGGAATACCCGCAGATCGAGGAAATCCTTGCGCCGGTTTTCGAAAGCCTGACGCTCGAAGTGCTTCAGGATCTCAATGGCCGCGTGCAGGTGGGCGGTGAGCCGGCCGATGCGGTGGCCGAAGCCTATCTCACCGAAGCCGGCTTCCTCTAG
- a CDS encoding ABC transporter ATP-binding protein, with translation MTPLVSVKGLQVDYLTGKGLFTAVKGVDFEIGQGEVMGLAGESGCGKSTIAFSLMRLHRPPAIISKGSIIVDGEDVLAMPPARLEKWRWSAVSMVFQSAMNSLNPVLTLFEQFRDMLARHTAMTKPEIRARAEELVRLVGIPAARLDDYPHQLSGGMRQRVVLAMALALNPKLIIMDEPTTALDVVVQREILQEIMVLKERFGFSILFITHDLALMSQFADRIAVMLEGRIVEIAPTADVVTNPAHDYTRRLWDAMPRLGAA, from the coding sequence ATGACCCCGCTCGTTTCCGTCAAGGGCCTGCAGGTCGACTACCTCACCGGCAAGGGGCTGTTCACCGCCGTCAAGGGCGTCGATTTCGAGATCGGGCAGGGCGAGGTCATGGGCCTTGCCGGCGAGTCCGGCTGCGGAAAATCGACAATCGCCTTTTCGCTCATGCGCCTGCACCGCCCGCCCGCCATCATTTCCAAGGGCTCGATCATCGTCGATGGCGAGGATGTTCTCGCCATGCCCCCGGCGCGGCTGGAGAAATGGCGTTGGTCCGCGGTGTCCATGGTGTTCCAGAGCGCCATGAACTCATTGAACCCGGTGCTCACCCTGTTCGAGCAGTTCCGCGACATGCTGGCGCGTCATACCGCGATGACCAAGCCTGAAATCCGGGCTCGCGCCGAGGAACTCGTACGACTTGTCGGCATTCCCGCCGCCCGGCTGGACGATTATCCCCACCAGCTTTCGGGCGGCATGCGCCAGCGTGTGGTTCTGGCCATGGCGTTGGCGCTCAATCCGAAATTGATCATCATGGACGAGCCAACAACGGCTCTCGACGTGGTTGTTCAGCGCGAGATTTTGCAGGAGATCATGGTGTTGAAGGAAAGGTTTGGTTTTTCGATCCTTTTCATCACCCACGACCTTGCCCTGATGAGCCAGTTCGCCGATCGGATCGCCGTGATGCTCGAGGGACGCATCGTCGAGATCGCGCCCACCGCCGATGTCGTCACCAACCCGGCCCATGACTATACCCGACGGCTGTGGGACGCCATGCCTCGCCTGGGCGCCGCATGA
- a CDS encoding ABC transporter ATP-binding protein: MSDTPLLEIDNASKIFHLKPMFGAAKEVVAMRNVSLSIQKGRALAIVGESGSGKSTIGRSVTRLFQLSEGAIRFKGRDIASIHSRADRLAYSQAVQMVFQDPFAALNPAHTIRHHLERPLRLHKKLSGSDLAAAIRNVLADVELDPGVTLEKYPHELSGGQRQRVNLARALAVGAELIVADEPTSMLDVSIRKSVLGLMDRMKKERGITFLYITHDIATAHYLAEETAVMFAGQVVEWGPSKSVVANPAHPYTKVLLNAVPDPSMRFVHDADGGRAFTEGVEKVRALARKPEGLPVEVEPGHFVRHRFENLDAA; encoded by the coding sequence ATGTCCGATACCCCGCTGCTCGAAATCGATAACGCCAGCAAGATTTTCCACCTCAAGCCCATGTTCGGCGCCGCCAAGGAGGTGGTCGCCATGCGCAATGTCTCGCTCTCCATACAGAAGGGCAGGGCGCTTGCCATCGTGGGGGAATCCGGCTCGGGCAAATCCACCATCGGTCGCTCGGTCACCCGCCTGTTCCAGCTTTCCGAAGGCGCCATCCGCTTCAAGGGGCGCGACATCGCTTCGATCCACTCGCGCGCCGACAGGCTCGCTTACAGCCAGGCCGTGCAGATGGTGTTCCAGGACCCCTTCGCCGCCCTCAATCCGGCTCACACCATTCGGCACCATCTCGAACGTCCGCTCAGGCTCCACAAGAAGCTTTCGGGCTCGGACCTAGCCGCAGCCATCCGGAATGTTCTCGCCGATGTGGAACTCGATCCGGGCGTGACGCTCGAAAAATATCCCCATGAGCTGTCCGGCGGCCAGCGTCAGCGTGTCAATCTCGCCCGCGCCTTGGCGGTGGGAGCCGAACTGATCGTCGCGGACGAGCCCACCTCCATGCTCGACGTTTCGATCCGCAAGTCGGTCCTGGGGCTGATGGATCGCATGAAGAAAGAGCGCGGCATCACCTTCCTCTACATCACCCATGACATCGCCACGGCTCATTATCTGGCCGAAGAGACCGCCGTGATGTTTGCCGGGCAGGTGGTCGAGTGGGGCCCGTCCAAAAGCGTGGTGGCAAACCCGGCACATCCCTATACGAAAGTTCTTCTGAACGCCGTACCCGACCCGTCCATGCGGTTTGTGCACGATGCCGACGGGGGCCGCGCCTTTACCGAGGGTGTCGAAAAAGTCCGCGCCCTGGCCCGCAAACCGGAGGGTTTGCCGGTCGAGGTCGAACCGGGCCATTTCGTCCGCCATCGCTTCGAAAATCTGGACGCCGCCTGA
- a CDS encoding ABC transporter ATP-binding protein: protein MIEIENLSKTYDGRPAVDDVTLTIPSGEIATIVGTSGSGKTTLLRMINRLVEPTAGSIRIDGRDTRDVPPYELRRHIGYAIQGHGLFPHWDVARNIATVPRLLGWDKAKAASRVDELLDLFQLEPDQYRNRMPHELSGGQKQRVGVARALAAGPSVLLMDEPFGALDPIIRAKAQADLVDIQRRLGTTIVLVTHDMDEAIRLGTRIAVMSEGKVLQYASPAEIITHPADDFVEAMLGSGDKAFRLMTLTKVKTVVEPGTAEGQPIDSDLSLRDAYSEMLWSQRDRLPVVSDGKPVGIISRDALDKRAARPQ from the coding sequence ATGATCGAAATCGAAAATCTCTCGAAAACCTATGACGGCCGCCCCGCGGTGGACGATGTGACGCTCACCATTCCCTCCGGTGAGATCGCGACCATCGTGGGCACGTCCGGTTCGGGCAAGACCACGCTGCTGCGCATGATCAACCGGCTGGTCGAGCCCACGGCCGGCAGCATCCGCATCGACGGACGCGACACGCGCGACGTGCCCCCGTACGAGCTGCGCCGGCATATCGGCTATGCCATCCAGGGGCACGGCCTTTTTCCGCATTGGGATGTGGCCCGCAACATCGCGACGGTGCCCCGGCTGCTGGGATGGGACAAGGCCAAGGCTGCGTCTCGGGTCGATGAATTGCTCGATCTTTTCCAGCTCGAACCGGATCAATACCGCAACCGTATGCCCCATGAGCTGTCGGGCGGCCAGAAACAGCGCGTCGGGGTGGCGCGTGCTCTTGCCGCTGGCCCGTCGGTTCTGCTCATGGACGAACCCTTCGGCGCGCTCGATCCCATCATCCGCGCCAAGGCGCAGGCCGATCTTGTCGATATCCAGCGCCGGCTGGGAACCACCATCGTGCTGGTCACCCATGACATGGACGAGGCGATCCGGCTGGGGACGCGCATCGCGGTGATGAGCGAAGGCAAGGTGCTGCAATATGCTTCGCCCGCCGAGATCATCACCCACCCCGCCGACGATTTCGTGGAAGCCATGCTGGGCTCGGGCGACAAGGCGTTCCGGCTGATGACCCTCACCAAGGTAAAGACCGTGGTCGAGCCGGGCACGGCAGAGGGGCAGCCGATCGATTCGGACCTCTCCTTGCGCGACGCCTATTCGGAAATGCTCTGGTCGCAGCGCGATCGCCTCCCGGTGGTGTCGGATGGCAAGCCCGTGGGCATCATCAGCCGCGATGCCCTCGACAAACGCGCCGCCCGCCCGCAATGA
- a CDS encoding ABC transporter permease, with protein MAFVLRRLGFYIVAFFVAATINFILPRLMPGNPIDIMFAQSQTTIPPEARAALVETFGFATGPLHEQYFAYLKSVFTGDLGYSIRFYPQTVNERLGYALPWTLLLAGCATVLAFAIGSLLGVFAAWKRGGAFDAVITPTSLALQAIPPVVIALVALFTFGVALQWLPTGYAFNPSLDAAFSWTYISSVLLHAIMPVFSLMIVFVGGYLVTMRNNMIGQLGEDHVIMGLAKGLSERRVKFNYAARNALLPSVTSLGLTLGAILGGSLVTEVVFNYPGLGQTLYIGIVTRDYPLIQGQLLIMTLAILTANLIVDLLYVLLDPRLRRA; from the coding sequence ATGGCCTTCGTCCTGCGCCGTCTGGGCTTTTATATCGTCGCTTTTTTCGTCGCCGCGACGATCAATTTCATTCTGCCGCGGCTGATGCCGGGCAATCCCATCGACATCATGTTCGCCCAGTCGCAAACCACGATCCCGCCCGAGGCGCGCGCCGCGCTGGTGGAAACCTTCGGCTTTGCCACCGGTCCGCTGCACGAGCAGTATTTCGCTTACCTCAAATCGGTCTTTACCGGCGATCTCGGCTATTCGATCCGCTTTTACCCACAGACCGTCAACGAAAGGCTGGGCTATGCTCTGCCCTGGACCCTGCTTCTCGCCGGTTGCGCCACGGTCCTTGCCTTTGCCATTGGTTCGCTCCTGGGCGTTTTCGCCGCTTGGAAACGCGGCGGGGCGTTCGATGCGGTGATCACCCCCACCTCCCTCGCGCTACAGGCCATCCCCCCGGTCGTCATCGCGCTCGTGGCACTCTTTACCTTCGGCGTCGCCCTGCAATGGCTGCCCACCGGCTATGCCTTCAACCCCAGCCTCGACGCCGCATTTTCCTGGACCTACATCTCCAGCGTCCTCTTGCACGCGATAATGCCGGTCTTTTCGCTGATGATCGTTTTCGTCGGCGGCTATCTCGTCACCATGCGCAACAACATGATCGGCCAGCTCGGCGAGGACCACGTCATCATGGGATTGGCCAAGGGCCTGTCCGAGCGCCGCGTCAAGTTCAACTACGCCGCGCGCAATGCACTCCTCCCCTCGGTCACCTCCCTCGGCCTCACGCTCGGCGCCATCCTGGGCGGGTCGCTGGTGACCGAGGTGGTCTTCAACTATCCGGGGCTCGGCCAGACGCTCTATATCGGCATCGTCACCCGCGACTATCCGCTGATCCAGGGCCAGTTGCTCATCATGACGCTGGCCATCCTCACCGCCAATCTCATTGTCGATCTGCTCTACGTGCTGCTCGACCCGCGGCTTCGGAGGGCTTGA
- a CDS encoding ABC transporter permease: protein MLETLKVFLRNRKAAIGLAIVLLYVAVAIFGPMLLGVDPMDRVGRPHVAPDGETILGTTRMGRDVFAQLIYGTRTSLAVGFFAGLLVVLIGTVLGITAGYFGGIVDEVINFCTNIVLVIPQLPLLLVIAAFVGQTSPVVIAIIIGITSWAWGARVTRAQTMTLRQREYIQASELIGEPAHRMIFVELLPNLLSIIGFNFIGSVTYTIITQATLEFLGLGNPMSVSWGTMLYHAQNSSAITVGAWWEVLAPAVAVAGIGIGLSLLNFGVDEISNPRLRTLGTIAAAAKAQEKLDRQRAAGKLQEAAQ, encoded by the coding sequence ATGCTCGAAACGCTCAAGGTTTTCCTGCGCAACCGCAAGGCGGCCATTGGCCTCGCCATCGTGCTCCTTTATGTCGCCGTCGCCATTTTCGGCCCGATGTTGCTCGGCGTCGATCCCATGGACCGGGTTGGCCGCCCGCATGTGGCGCCCGATGGCGAAACCATCCTCGGCACCACGCGCATGGGCCGCGACGTCTTCGCGCAGTTGATCTACGGCACGCGTACCTCGCTCGCCGTCGGGTTTTTCGCCGGCCTGCTGGTCGTCCTGATCGGCACCGTGCTCGGCATCACGGCAGGCTATTTCGGCGGCATCGTCGATGAAGTCATCAATTTCTGCACAAATATCGTCCTCGTCATCCCTCAACTCCCCCTGCTGCTGGTCATCGCTGCCTTCGTCGGCCAGACCTCGCCGGTGGTGATCGCCATCATCATCGGCATCACCTCATGGGCCTGGGGCGCGCGCGTCACCCGCGCGCAAACCATGACGCTGCGGCAGCGCGAATATATCCAGGCGTCCGAGCTGATCGGCGAACCGGCGCACCGGATGATCTTTGTCGAGTTGTTGCCCAATTTGCTCTCGATCATCGGCTTCAATTTCATCGGCTCGGTGACCTATACCATCATCACGCAGGCCACTCTCGAATTCCTTGGCTTGGGCAATCCCATGTCGGTCTCCTGGGGCACCATGCTCTACCATGCGCAGAATTCCTCGGCGATCACCGTGGGCGCGTGGTGGGAGGTGCTGGCGCCGGCGGTCGCGGTGGCCGGTATCGGCATCGGGCTCTCGCTTTTGAATTTCGGCGTCGATGAAATCTCCAATCCGCGCCTGCGCACCCTGGGCACCATCGCCGCCGCCGCCAAGGCGCAGGAAAAGCTCGATCGCCAGCGCGCCGCCGGCAAGCTTCAGGAGGCCGCCCAATGA